A DNA window from Sylvia atricapilla isolate bSylAtr1 chromosome 6, bSylAtr1.pri, whole genome shotgun sequence contains the following coding sequences:
- the SIX6 gene encoding homeobox protein SIX6: MFQLPILNFSPQQVAGVCETLEESGDIERLGRFLWSLPVAPAACEALNKNESVLRARAIVAFHTGNYRELYHILENHKFTKESHAKLQALWLEAHYQEAEKLRGRPLGPVDKYRVRKKFPLPRTIWDGEQKTHCFKERTRHLLREWYLQDPYPNPSKKRELAQATGLTPTQVGNWFKNRRQRDRAAAAKNRLQQQVLTQGSVRSLQAEEESGGEAVGAASSPAASLSSKAATSAISITSSDSECDI; the protein is encoded by the exons ATGTTCCAGCTGCCCATCCTCAATTTCAGCCCGCAGCAGGTGGCCGGGGTATGCGAGACCCTGGAGGAGAGCGGGGACATCGAGCGCCTGGGGCGCTTCCTCTGGTCCCTGCCCGTGGCCCCCGCGGCCTGCGAGGCGCTTAACAAGAACGAGTCGGTGCTGAGAGCCCGGGCCATCGTGGCCTTCCACACGGGGAACTACCGGGAGCTCTACCACATCCTGGAGAACCACAAGTTCACCAAGGAGTCCCATGCCAAACTGCAAGCCCTCTGGCTGGAAGCGCACTACCAAGAGGCGGAGAAGCTGCGGGGCCGACCCCTGGGACCGGTGGACAAGTACCGGGTGAGGAAGAAGTTCCCGCTCCCCCGCACCATCTGGGACGGCGAGCAGAAGACACATTGCTTCAAGGAGCGGACGAGGCATTTGCTGCGGGAGTGGTACCTGCAGGACCCTTACCCCAACCCCAGCAAAAAGCGGGAACTGGCTCAGGCCACGGGACTTACCCCCACGCAAGTGGGCAACTGGTTCAAAAACCGCCGGCAAAGGGACAGGGCAGCAGCCGCTAAGAACAG GCTACAGCAGCAGGTCCTAACGCAGGGCTCGGTGCGCTCGCTGCAAGCGGAGGAGGAGAGCGGCGGGGAGGCGGTGGGGGCCGCCTCCAGCCCCGCAGCCAGCCTCTCCAGCAAAGCGGCCACCTCCGCCATCTCCATCACATCCAGCGACAGTGAATGTGACATCTGA